A single window of Methylobacterium nodulans ORS 2060 DNA harbors:
- a CDS encoding phosphopantetheine-binding protein — MSTRLIILAQMKQIAEEQQRKLAPLDDQTALTETGLDSLCFAILVARLEAELNIDPFTMAEEITFPVTVGEFIALYESAAVDVAA; from the coding sequence ATGTCTACACGGTTAATAATTCTTGCACAGATGAAGCAGATCGCCGAGGAACAGCAGCGCAAGCTGGCACCCCTCGACGATCAGACAGCTTTGACCGAGACCGGGCTCGACTCGCTCTGCTTCGCGATCCTGGTGGCGCGACTGGAAGCGGAGTTGAACATCGATCCGTTCACGATGGCGGAGGAGATCACCTTCCCGGTCACGGTCGGCGAGTTCATCGCGCTCTACGAGAGCGCCGCCGTCGATGTCGCGGCCTGA